A genomic region of Nitrospira lenta contains the following coding sequences:
- a CDS encoding molybdopterin-dependent oxidoreductase, whose translation MFLSRRQFLKVSAGTVAAVAVADKVLALTALQPVIEVGNPLGDYPDRSWERVYHDQYRYDSSFTWCCSPNDTHACRIRAFVRNGVVMRVEQNYDHQTYEDLYGNRGTFAHNPRMCLKGFTFHRRVYGPYRLKGPLMRKGWKAWMDDGSPELTPDTKRKYKFDSRFLDDMLRVSWDTAFTYAAKAMVIIATRYSGEAGARRLREQGYAPEMIEMMKGAGTRCFKHRAGMPVLGILGKMGNTRMNGGINALLDTWIRKVSPEQAQGGRYWSNYTWHGDQNPAHPWWSGAQGSDIDLSDMRFSKLNTSWGKNFVENKMPEAHWKLECIERGARVVVITPEYNPTAYRADYWMPLRPESDGALFLGAMKIIVDENMHDIDFLKSFTDAPILVRTDTLQYLDPRDVVKDYAFPDFSKSYSGRMQSLKPEQIERLGGMMVWDLNKKQAVPLHREQVGWHYTNSGIDAALNGTFRVKLLNGREIDAMPVWQMYLVHFQDYDLDTTHQICRTPKDLIVRWARDSGTIKPAAIHNGEGTCHYFHQTINARGAAMVLIITGNVGKFGTGQHTWAGNYKAGTWTATPWSGAGLAVHTGEDPFNITTDPNAHGKEIKTKSYYYGEEVGYWNHGDTALIVNTPKYGRKVFTGKTHMPTPSKFRWVTNVNVLNNAKHHYDMVRNVDPNIETLITQDIEMTSDVNHNDIAFACNSWMEFTYPEMTVTVSNPWVQIWKGGIRPLYDTRNDLDTFAGVAAKLSEMTGDKRMKDYFAMVYTNRVDVYAQRMLDASSTFYGYSADVMLKSEKGWMVMVRTYPRHPFWEETNESKPMWTRSGRYENYRIEPEAIEYGENFISHREGPEATPYLPNAIFTTNPYVRPDDYGIPITAQHHDDKTVRNIKLSWHEIKRHSNPLWEKGYQFYCVTPKTRHRVHSQWSVNDWVQIYESNFGDPYRMDKRTPGVGEHQLHINPQAAKDRGINDGDYVYVDGNPVDRPYRGWKPSDPYYKVARLMIRAKYNPSYPYHVTMAKHAPYVSTPKSVKGHETRPDGRAIAVDTGYQSNFRYGAQQSFTRNWLMPMHQTDSLPGKHAIAWKFKWGYQVDHHAINTVPKECLIRITKAEDGGIGARGPWEPVRTGFTPGQENEFMIKWLKGEHIKIKV comes from the coding sequence ATGTTTTTGTCACGCAGACAGTTTTTGAAAGTCTCTGCGGGAACGGTTGCCGCGGTGGCGGTGGCCGACAAGGTCCTGGCGTTGACCGCGCTGCAGCCGGTCATCGAAGTCGGGAACCCGCTGGGTGACTACCCGGATCGGTCGTGGGAGCGTGTCTATCACGACCAATACCGGTACGATTCATCCTTTACGTGGTGTTGTTCGCCGAACGATACGCATGCCTGCCGTATTCGGGCCTTCGTCCGGAACGGTGTGGTGATGCGCGTCGAGCAGAACTACGACCACCAAACCTATGAAGACCTCTACGGCAACCGCGGCACGTTCGCGCACAATCCGCGCATGTGCTTGAAGGGGTTCACCTTCCATCGCCGCGTGTACGGCCCCTATCGTTTGAAGGGTCCGTTGATGCGGAAAGGCTGGAAGGCGTGGATGGACGACGGTTCCCCCGAGCTGACGCCAGACACCAAGCGGAAATACAAGTTTGACAGTCGCTTCCTAGACGACATGCTCCGCGTGTCCTGGGATACGGCCTTCACCTATGCGGCCAAGGCGATGGTGATCATTGCCACGCGGTATAGCGGTGAGGCCGGTGCGCGTCGTCTCCGCGAGCAGGGCTATGCTCCGGAAATGATCGAAATGATGAAGGGCGCAGGGACCCGGTGCTTCAAGCATCGCGCTGGTATGCCGGTGCTCGGTATTCTCGGTAAGATGGGCAACACCCGCATGAACGGTGGTATCAACGCGTTGTTGGACACCTGGATTCGGAAGGTCAGCCCGGAACAGGCGCAGGGCGGCCGGTATTGGTCGAACTACACCTGGCACGGCGACCAGAACCCCGCCCACCCCTGGTGGTCCGGGGCGCAGGGTTCCGACATCGACCTGTCCGACATGCGCTTCTCCAAGCTGAACACCAGCTGGGGTAAGAACTTCGTCGAAAACAAGATGCCGGAAGCGCACTGGAAGTTGGAATGTATCGAGCGCGGCGCCCGTGTGGTCGTCATCACGCCCGAATACAATCCGACCGCCTATCGTGCCGACTACTGGATGCCGCTGCGTCCGGAGTCAGACGGCGCCCTCTTCCTGGGTGCGATGAAGATCATTGTCGATGAAAACATGCACGACATTGACTTCTTGAAGTCATTCACCGACGCGCCCATCCTGGTGCGTACCGACACCCTCCAGTATCTGGATCCGCGGGATGTGGTGAAGGACTATGCCTTCCCCGACTTCTCGAAGAGCTACTCGGGCCGCATGCAATCGTTGAAGCCGGAGCAGATCGAGCGGCTCGGCGGTATGATGGTTTGGGATCTCAACAAGAAGCAGGCGGTGCCTCTCCATCGTGAACAGGTGGGATGGCACTATACGAACAGCGGTATCGATGCAGCCCTCAACGGCACGTTCCGTGTGAAGCTGCTCAACGGTCGTGAGATCGATGCGATGCCGGTGTGGCAGATGTACCTGGTGCACTTCCAGGACTACGACCTGGATACCACGCATCAGATTTGCCGCACTCCGAAGGACCTCATCGTCCGGTGGGCTCGCGACTCAGGCACGATCAAGCCGGCCGCGATCCACAACGGTGAAGGTACCTGTCACTATTTCCATCAGACCATTAACGCCCGCGGTGCCGCGATGGTGCTCATCATCACCGGGAACGTCGGTAAGTTCGGAACGGGACAGCATACATGGGCCGGTAACTACAAAGCCGGAACATGGACCGCCACCCCCTGGTCCGGCGCTGGTCTGGCCGTGCACACCGGTGAAGATCCGTTCAACATCACGACGGATCCGAACGCGCACGGGAAGGAAATCAAGACCAAGTCGTACTACTACGGCGAAGAGGTCGGTTATTGGAACCACGGCGACACCGCCTTGATCGTCAATACTCCCAAGTATGGACGGAAGGTCTTCACCGGGAAAACCCACATGCCGACCCCGAGCAAGTTCCGTTGGGTGACCAACGTCAATGTGCTCAACAACGCCAAACACCATTACGACATGGTGCGCAACGTGGATCCGAACATCGAGACCCTGATCACGCAGGACATCGAGATGACCTCGGACGTCAACCACAACGATATCGCCTTTGCCTGTAACTCCTGGATGGAGTTCACCTATCCGGAAATGACCGTGACGGTGTCCAATCCGTGGGTGCAGATTTGGAAGGGCGGGATTCGTCCCTTGTACGACACGCGCAACGACCTCGATACCTTCGCAGGCGTGGCGGCGAAATTGTCGGAGATGACCGGCGACAAGCGCATGAAGGACTACTTCGCGATGGTCTATACCAACCGCGTGGACGTCTATGCGCAGCGGATGCTCGATGCCTCCTCGACCTTTTACGGCTACTCAGCAGACGTCATGCTGAAGTCGGAAAAGGGCTGGATGGTCATGGTTCGTACTTATCCGCGGCACCCCTTCTGGGAAGAGACCAACGAGTCGAAGCCCATGTGGACCCGCAGCGGCCGGTACGAGAACTATCGTATTGAGCCGGAAGCCATCGAGTACGGCGAAAACTTCATCTCTCACCGTGAGGGACCGGAAGCGACACCGTACTTGCCCAACGCCATCTTTACGACGAACCCCTATGTTCGTCCGGATGACTACGGGATTCCGATCACGGCGCAACATCACGATGACAAGACAGTCCGTAACATCAAGCTGTCCTGGCACGAGATCAAGCGGCACAGCAACCCGTTGTGGGAAAAAGGGTACCAGTTCTACTGCGTCACCCCGAAGACCCGGCATCGGGTGCACAGCCAGTGGTCGGTGAACGACTGGGTGCAGATCTATGAGTCGAACTTCGGCGATCCGTACCGCATGGACAAGCGGACGCCAGGGGTCGGCGAACACCAGTTGCACATCAACCCACAGGCCGCGAAAGACCGCGGCATCAACGACGGCGACTACGTCTATGTGGACGGGAACCCGGTGGACCGGCCGTATCGCGGCTGGAAGCCCTCGGATCCGTACTACAAGGTGGCGCGGTTGATGATCCGGGCGAAGTACAACCCCTCCTATCCGTACCACGTCACGATGGCAAAGCATGCCCCGTACGTGTCGACGCCGAAGTCGGTGAAAGGCCACGAGACACGTCCGGACGGACGCGCCATCGCGGTGGACACCGGCTATCAATCCAACTTCCGGTATGGGGCCCAACAGTCCTTTACCCGGAACTGGTTGATGCCGATGCACCAAACCGACTCACTCCCGGGCAAGCACGCGATTGCCTGGAAGTTTAAGTGGGGCTATCAGGTCGACCACCACGCGATCAACACGGTCCCGAAGGAATGTCTCATCCGCATCACCAAGGCGGAAGACGGCGGCATCGGGGCACGCGGTCCGTGGGAACCGGTTCGGACCGGCTTCACGCCGGGTCAGGAAAACGAGTTCATGATCAAGTGGCTCAAGGGCGAACACATCAAGATCAAGGTGTAA
- a CDS encoding pyridoxal-phosphate dependent enzyme produces MGIEVFFEDILRARETLHNVSLITPVKTSVALDDVTSATVFLKCETAQRTGSFKFRGAYNAASQVTAKGSGRTVATISSGNHGQGLALAASLLHLSAYVIVPKPYVPRKRLAIAQHGAHVIVVEDRAAAEQALHDTLAQEHARQIHAFNDPQVIAGQGTIMLELLQQVSHLDVVLAPVGGGGLLSGLCVAAHHLNPHLLLYACEPLGAADAIESLRRNEVLPMINPCTLADGLRTSLGSRTLPILKQHLTDVLLVSEEEILTAMQFAQEKLQLEIEPSSAVALAPLLRREPALVGRRVGVILTGGNVDLDSF; encoded by the coding sequence ATGGGCATTGAGGTCTTTTTCGAAGATATCTTGCGAGCAAGAGAAACGCTCCACAACGTCTCTCTCATCACACCAGTCAAGACAAGTGTAGCGCTTGATGATGTAACGTCCGCCACTGTCTTTCTGAAATGCGAGACAGCCCAACGGACAGGGTCTTTCAAGTTTCGCGGCGCCTACAACGCAGCCTCCCAAGTAACAGCAAAGGGATCAGGTCGGACCGTTGCCACCATTTCATCCGGAAACCACGGACAAGGCCTTGCCCTAGCAGCCTCGTTACTTCACCTTTCCGCATATGTGATTGTCCCGAAGCCGTACGTACCGAGAAAGCGGCTGGCTATCGCTCAACATGGCGCTCACGTGATCGTGGTCGAAGATCGTGCGGCTGCAGAACAGGCTTTGCATGACACCCTTGCGCAGGAGCACGCCCGGCAGATCCATGCATTCAATGATCCTCAAGTGATTGCAGGCCAAGGAACTATCATGCTGGAGCTGCTTCAGCAGGTCAGCCATCTGGATGTCGTGCTGGCACCGGTTGGGGGAGGGGGACTTTTATCAGGCCTATGCGTAGCAGCTCATCATCTGAATCCACACTTATTGCTGTATGCCTGCGAGCCGCTCGGCGCGGCAGATGCTATTGAGTCGCTTCGTCGGAATGAAGTCCTTCCCATGATCAACCCCTGCACATTGGCAGATGGCCTTCGAACCAGCCTTGGCAGCAGGACGCTCCCCATCTTGAAGCAGCATCTCACGGACGTGCTTCTGGTCTCAGAGGAAGAAATCCTGACGGCGATGCAGTTCGCACAAGAGAAACTCCAGCTGGAAATAGAACCCTCTAGCGCCGTAGCCCTAGCTCCTCTGCTGCGACGAGAACCAGCGCTGGTCGGCCGGCGGGTTGGGGTGATTCTGACCGGAGGAAATGTGGATCTGGATTCATTCTAG
- a CDS encoding transglutaminase TgpA family protein, with translation MPFNQALQLSSVLLAAAAFIGLALGRSLPEWLVLLTGTALIVTLLRALGVGQFRRAFDRIRLSTTAWNILTVLAFAGFWVDVLWISADLLAAGVHFLMILMVIKLFNLDQRRDYLHLYAISLMAILGSAASTTDLWYLPVFLAYLLMGVWTLLLYQLTKESDAGGSPPSLPKESTTIPRGRQQITPELFWLANGLAVGALCLTVLIFFTIPRVSAGFGQKGSGEGLRTSGFSETVDLGMIGPIKRDPGIVMRVELPDRTGLQMDRFYLRGMAYDRYDGKSWTTRLSHRRSLAESPAGTFTVRHISSRSPRPLGQVIRQTILLEALDTAVLFAAPNPESISGQFLAIQSDPTGAIYLPFPASARLEYTVHSRPTPVAPADLQFQPAVYTELFTQHFLQLPESSERVRELAQEITRSKTSAYEKAQAIEAYLSKNYRYSLDISSAVQTRPLEEFLFERKTGYCEHYATAMVVLLRNVGVPARLVTGFLATEWNEYGNYYLVRQRDAHAWVEVHLPHSGWVTMDPTPAVSETVGDSQWFAASRMIDTLRLRWNRFFVQYNAADQLAVVRGLKEGTTVVRDRAWSSLSSLLAPAGDFAGKLLSRAVEGNVRLTVGFLSCIALGLGLVIWLVQRKPWNRWRPSGTNHGEHVVITQIYRNVLKQVARYGIVKAEPTTPREFMLVVGNQWAAAAESVSTVTELYCRGRFGKVILTQQEIGLAYQSLRQLTLLDPPSR, from the coding sequence ATGCCGTTTAATCAGGCGTTACAGTTGTCGTCCGTGTTACTTGCCGCCGCTGCGTTTATCGGACTGGCGCTTGGGCGGAGTTTGCCGGAATGGTTGGTGCTTCTCACAGGTACCGCTCTGATCGTCACCCTCCTTCGAGCTCTTGGTGTGGGGCAATTTCGCCGCGCGTTTGATCGCATCCGATTATCGACCACGGCCTGGAATATTCTGACCGTGCTGGCGTTTGCCGGGTTCTGGGTCGATGTGTTGTGGATTTCCGCAGACCTGCTCGCTGCCGGTGTGCACTTTCTCATGATTCTGATGGTCATCAAGCTGTTTAACTTGGATCAGCGGCGTGACTATCTGCATCTCTACGCGATCAGTCTCATGGCAATTCTTGGATCTGCCGCCTCGACCACGGATCTGTGGTACCTGCCGGTGTTTCTTGCCTATCTTCTGATGGGAGTCTGGACACTGTTGCTGTATCAGCTCACCAAGGAATCAGATGCGGGGGGCAGTCCCCCAAGTCTTCCTAAAGAGTCGACGACAATTCCCAGAGGACGGCAGCAGATCACCCCGGAATTATTCTGGCTGGCAAACGGCCTCGCTGTCGGTGCCTTGTGTCTCACTGTACTGATCTTCTTTACGATTCCCCGTGTCAGTGCCGGGTTCGGTCAAAAAGGGTCCGGAGAAGGTCTTCGCACATCAGGGTTTTCCGAAACTGTCGATCTCGGCATGATCGGTCCCATCAAGCGGGATCCGGGTATTGTGATGCGGGTGGAACTCCCGGATCGGACCGGGCTGCAGATGGACCGGTTCTATTTGCGGGGCATGGCGTACGACCGATACGACGGCAAGTCGTGGACCACTCGTTTGTCACATCGCCGGTCGCTGGCTGAATCGCCGGCTGGGACGTTTACGGTGCGGCACATTTCTTCGCGTTCGCCCCGTCCGCTAGGCCAGGTTATTCGCCAAACGATTCTGCTCGAAGCACTCGATACGGCCGTACTCTTTGCTGCTCCCAATCCTGAATCTATCAGCGGACAATTCCTGGCGATTCAGTCCGATCCGACCGGTGCGATCTATCTCCCGTTCCCAGCCTCAGCGCGTCTCGAGTATACCGTGCATTCTCGGCCCACGCCGGTTGCGCCTGCCGATCTTCAATTTCAGCCTGCCGTATATACCGAGCTGTTCACGCAGCATTTTTTGCAACTTCCAGAATCATCCGAGCGCGTCAGGGAGCTGGCCCAAGAGATCACGCGATCGAAAACGAGCGCCTATGAGAAGGCGCAGGCGATTGAGGCGTACCTTTCCAAAAATTATCGATACAGCCTCGACATTTCTTCTGCTGTGCAAACGCGTCCACTTGAAGAGTTTCTGTTTGAGCGGAAAACCGGATACTGTGAACATTATGCGACAGCCATGGTGGTGTTGTTACGCAACGTGGGGGTACCTGCACGGTTGGTCACAGGATTTCTTGCGACCGAATGGAACGAGTATGGCAACTACTATCTGGTGCGGCAGCGAGACGCCCATGCGTGGGTCGAGGTCCATTTACCCCATTCCGGCTGGGTTACGATGGATCCGACTCCGGCCGTGAGCGAGACGGTCGGAGACTCACAGTGGTTTGCCGCGAGCCGGATGATCGATACGCTCCGTCTACGCTGGAACCGCTTCTTTGTCCAGTACAACGCAGCCGATCAGTTGGCGGTGGTGCGGGGCCTCAAGGAAGGAACGACGGTAGTTCGTGATCGAGCCTGGAGCTCGTTGTCTTCTCTATTGGCGCCGGCAGGTGATTTTGCAGGCAAGCTTCTCAGTCGTGCCGTCGAAGGAAACGTGCGCCTCACGGTAGGATTTCTGAGCTGTATCGCGCTCGGACTGGGCTTGGTGATATGGCTGGTGCAGCGAAAACCATGGAACCGGTGGAGGCCTTCTGGCACGAATCATGGAGAGCATGTCGTCATTACGCAGATTTATCGTAATGTCCTAAAACAGGTCGCCCGCTACGGTATCGTCAAGGCGGAGCCTACGACTCCGAGAGAGTTCATGCTGGTTGTGGGGAATCAGTGGGCAGCCGCGGCTGAATCCGTATCGACGGTCACGGAGTTGTATTGCCGAGGACGATTCGGGAAGGTGATTCTAACCCAGCAAGAGATCGGTTTGGCCTATCAGAGCTTGAGGCAGCTGACACTGCTCGATCCTCCATCAAGATAG